A DNA window from Parabacteroides johnsonii DSM 18315 contains the following coding sequences:
- a CDS encoding IS30 family transposase, whose translation MKYKQLTREQRYAISLGLKEGKTQKAIALQIGVSASTVSRELRRNKSHRVYSYSLADEMSRERRERLPGNRKIPSAIEKEALRLLVEEDWSPMQISGYLKRKGYKISHETLYRRIRADFSGELASHCRHKMKYRRHISRLCPTKVTNIPNRTSIRERPLEADGTRFGDWEMDLIVGKGGKGAILTLTERSSNLLLMEKLPDGKKAASLPRVVNRLLFPYRGKGVRTITTDNGGEFACHELIEKKLRATVYFTDSYCSWQKGAIENANKLVRQYIPKGTDFNTVSDRFVMEIQKKINCRPREKLGFRSPKEYFFEKWEQQKRVV comes from the coding sequence ATGAAGTATAAACAATTAACCCGTGAGCAAAGATATGCAATATCTTTGGGACTAAAAGAAGGTAAGACCCAAAAAGCGATAGCTCTTCAAATAGGAGTGTCGGCCAGTACGGTAAGTCGTGAGCTCAGACGCAATAAAAGTCATCGTGTTTATAGTTATAGCCTTGCGGATGAGATGTCGCGCGAACGGCGTGAACGTCTCCCCGGCAATCGTAAAATTCCTAGCGCCATAGAAAAAGAGGCGTTGCGTTTGTTGGTAGAAGAAGATTGGTCTCCCATGCAAATATCCGGTTATTTGAAGAGGAAAGGGTATAAGATCTCCCATGAGACCCTCTATAGACGTATACGTGCGGACTTTAGTGGTGAGCTTGCTTCCCATTGTCGTCACAAGATGAAGTATCGTCGGCATATATCCCGTCTTTGTCCTACAAAAGTCACGAACATCCCCAACCGCACGAGTATCCGCGAACGCCCTTTGGAAGCGGATGGCACCCGCTTCGGCGACTGGGAGATGGATCTTATCGTTGGCAAGGGGGGCAAAGGGGCGATCCTTACCTTAACCGAGAGGTCAAGCAACTTATTGCTGATGGAAAAGCTGCCCGATGGCAAGAAGGCAGCTTCCCTGCCGAGAGTGGTGAACCGTCTTCTGTTCCCTTATAGGGGCAAAGGCGTTAGGACCATAACGACGGATAATGGCGGCGAGTTTGCCTGCCATGAACTCATAGAGAAAAAGTTAAGAGCTACCGTCTATTTTACGGACAGTTATTGCTCTTGGCAAAAAGGGGCTATAGAGAATGCCAATAAGCTGGTTAGGCAGTACATCCCAAAAGGCACTGATTTTAATACGGTGAGCGACCGTTTCGTCATGGAGATACAGAAGAAGATCAACTGTAGGCCTCGGGAAAAGCTGGGCTTCAGAAGCCCCAAAGAGTATTTTTTCGAGAAATGGGAGCAACAAAAACGGGTGGTATAA
- a CDS encoding ISAon1 family transposase N-terminal region protein, which translates to MSYDQFLRFIFPEGMFDYFELSDFKEKSDRVEIYFEEKNIHPQEYATNNLESKGFYEQVRMQDYPMRGRSCLLFIKKRRWFNHSTGKYVSRNWKLVAEGTQITTEFASFLKALDRLSRS; encoded by the coding sequence ATGAGTTACGATCAATTTCTTCGTTTTATCTTTCCGGAGGGAATGTTTGATTATTTTGAGTTGTCTGATTTCAAAGAAAAGTCGGATAGGGTAGAAATATACTTTGAAGAGAAGAATATACACCCCCAAGAATATGCAACCAATAACTTGGAAAGCAAGGGCTTTTATGAACAAGTCAGGATGCAGGATTATCCGATGCGTGGGCGTAGCTGCCTGTTGTTTATCAAAAAACGAAGATGGTTCAATCACAGTACTGGCAAATATGTAAGCCGCAATTGGAAATTAGTAGCAGAAGGAACGCAAATAACGACTGAATTTGCGTCTTTTTTAAAAGCATTGGATCGACTCTCGCGCTCTTAG
- a CDS encoding winged helix-turn-helix transcriptional regulator encodes MKNFHPTGNCPIRDILCRLGDKWSMLVMITLNTNGTMRFSDIQKTISDISQRMLTVTLRTLETDGLVSRTVYAEVPPRVEYQLTETGQTLMPHIENLVGWALEHMTVIFESREKAGQL; translated from the coding sequence ATGAAAAATTTTCATCCGACAGGAAATTGTCCAATCCGGGACATCTTGTGCAGGCTCGGTGACAAATGGTCGATGCTTGTTATGATCACGCTAAACACAAATGGAACGATGCGCTTCAGCGACATCCAAAAAACAATTTCTGACATTTCACAGCGTATGCTGACTGTCACGCTCAGGACATTGGAAACCGACGGGCTTGTTTCGAGAACAGTCTATGCCGAAGTCCCGCCCAGAGTTGAATACCAACTTACGGAAACCGGTCAAACACTGATGCCACATATAGAAAATCTTGTCGGTTGGGCATTGGAACATATGACGGTTATTTTCGAAAGCCGGGAAAAGGCAGGGCAATTATAA
- a CDS encoding DJ-1/PfpI family protein gives MAKKVAVLAVNPVNGCGLFQYLEAFFENGISYKVFAVSNSKEIRTNSGITLVVDDVIANLKGHEDDFDAMVFSCGDAIPQFAQHAGESYNQDLMAVIAAFGQKEKIMIGHCAGAMLFDMAGAINGKMVAVHPLAKPAIQGGKATDNKSEIDGNIYTAQDENSIWTMMSQVLDALK, from the coding sequence ATGGCAAAGAAAGTAGCAGTTTTGGCAGTGAATCCGGTAAACGGATGTGGATTGTTTCAGTATCTGGAGGCATTTTTTGAAAATGGTATTTCTTATAAAGTGTTTGCTGTCAGCAATTCGAAAGAGATTCGTACGAACTCCGGTATTACTTTGGTCGTAGATGATGTCATTGCAAATTTGAAAGGGCATGAAGATGACTTCGATGCGATGGTATTCTCATGCGGAGATGCTATACCTCAATTTGCTCAACATGCAGGAGAATCGTACAACCAGGACCTGATGGCTGTTATTGCAGCGTTCGGACAGAAGGAAAAAATTATGATCGGTCATTGTGCCGGAGCAATGCTGTTCGATATGGCAGGTGCCATCAATGGAAAGATGGTGGCTGTCCATCCGCTTGCAAAGCCAGCTATCCAAGGGGGAAAGGCAACAGACAACAAATCTGAGATCGATGGAAATATCTATACGGCCCAAGATGAAAATAGCATCTGGACAATGATGTCGCAGGTACTCGATGCCTTGAAATAA
- a CDS encoding recombinase family protein, with product MTIAYIRTYSNKQQTESQKNAIEQFAKAKKIEIDKWLKDAKNSPKGKNRLEDVIKNLQEGDILIVADVTRLSRKLMEIMHLILLCIEKKVTLYCIKEGYSFEDDVDSKTLAFTFGLVSEIESKLISARTKEALTASKNKGTKLGRPLGSPKTEFLLSQKNQIERELKEENATYAELADYYKVSLSGFKRFIRENIPNLPSRRKKKNDTE from the coding sequence ATGACAATCGCTTATATACGTACATATTCAAATAAACAACAAACAGAGAGTCAGAAAAATGCAATCGAACAATTTGCAAAAGCAAAAAAAATTGAGATTGACAAGTGGCTGAAAGATGCTAAAAATTCTCCCAAAGGGAAAAACCGGCTCGAAGACGTGATAAAGAATTTGCAGGAAGGCGATATTCTTATCGTTGCCGATGTCACTCGGCTCAGCAGGAAACTGATGGAGATAATGCATTTGATTTTGTTGTGTATTGAAAAGAAAGTGACGCTTTATTGTATCAAGGAAGGCTATTCGTTTGAAGATGACGTGGACAGCAAGACGTTGGCATTCACATTCGGGCTTGTTTCCGAAATAGAAAGCAAACTTATTTCCGCCCGTACGAAAGAAGCACTGACTGCCAGTAAGAACAAAGGAACAAAGTTAGGACGTCCTTTGGGAAGTCCCAAAACCGAATTTCTCCTTTCCCAGAAAAATCAGATCGAAAGAGAACTGAAAGAAGAAAATGCGACATATGCCGAATTAGCCGATTATTATAAGGTCTCTTTAAGTGGTTTTAAGCGCTTCATCCGGGAAAATATACCGAACCTGCCTTCAAGAAGGAAAAAGAAAAACGATACCGAATAA